In the genome of Myroides phaeus, one region contains:
- a CDS encoding FISUMP domain-containing protein, whose amino-acid sequence MGKKNLLLLGVVCFVSFFTSCSSDDGNVESIEGFKVDQDLLNYEANGGKKEVKVTSKLEWKAELDEATASWLSIERLVDKIVVEAKVNETTEERVGVVNLLSNETGKSLLKINVKQLAADKNVGNKAYQLAMPTKDMFKGSNIYKVLDDSGNEVARLYLEYLKSTEIAEQRITLHTLKDGKINNTEGVVLPDGGAIKWDLKLNKFTYSKGANADAKTVFIQNDGSVTFSKGEGLTVVDAKLEAYVLEDKRNEEVSKYALVKIGGQIWLAENLKTKYYLDGSPINGYINKKDWHETTEGAYAFYDNDIANKDVMGGLYNWMAATSPKGLAPKGFRVTGHKDWATIAYYLDPANFDIDDTYGGARESETIAPIMKSTSGWQFNSSVNKPGDGNNLSGLNIFAYGSTTESSFMEFSGKGRQAYFWTTDEYEEKTAMFRRFYYDEVFVNQWFENMNYGYSIRCLIELDKF is encoded by the coding sequence ATGGGAAAAAAGAATTTGTTACTCTTAGGAGTTGTGTGTTTTGTTTCATTTTTCACGAGTTGTTCAAGTGATGATGGAAATGTTGAAAGTATTGAAGGCTTTAAAGTAGATCAAGATTTACTGAATTATGAAGCAAATGGAGGGAAAAAAGAAGTGAAAGTAACTTCTAAATTGGAGTGGAAAGCTGAATTAGATGAAGCTACTGCTTCTTGGCTTTCTATTGAGAGATTAGTAGATAAAATTGTAGTTGAAGCAAAAGTTAATGAAACTACAGAAGAACGAGTAGGAGTGGTTAATTTACTATCTAATGAGACTGGGAAGTCTCTTCTGAAAATTAATGTAAAACAACTTGCTGCAGATAAGAATGTTGGTAATAAAGCTTATCAATTGGCTATGCCTACAAAAGATATGTTTAAAGGGTCAAATATTTATAAAGTACTTGATGATTCAGGTAATGAAGTAGCAAGATTATACTTAGAGTATTTAAAATCTACAGAAATAGCAGAACAAAGAATTACTTTACATACTTTAAAAGATGGTAAGATTAACAATACTGAAGGAGTTGTATTACCTGATGGAGGAGCTATTAAATGGGATTTAAAACTTAATAAATTTACTTATTCAAAGGGTGCAAATGCTGATGCTAAAACTGTTTTTATACAAAATGATGGAAGTGTTACTTTTTCTAAAGGTGAGGGATTAACGGTTGTTGATGCTAAGTTAGAAGCTTACGTACTTGAAGATAAAAGAAATGAAGAAGTTAGTAAATATGCGTTAGTGAAAATTGGTGGTCAAATTTGGTTGGCTGAAAATTTAAAAACTAAGTATTACTTAGATGGTTCTCCGATTAATGGCTATATAAACAAGAAAGATTGGCACGAAACTACAGAAGGAGCTTATGCTTTTTACGATAATGATATCGCTAATAAGGATGTAATGGGAGGATTATATAACTGGATGGCTGCAACAAGTCCGAAAGGATTAGCTCCAAAAGGATTTAGAGTTACTGGTCATAAAGATTGGGCAACAATAGCTTATTATTTAGATCCTGCAAATTTTGATATTGATGATACTTATGGTGGTGCAAGAGAGTCGGAAACTATTGCTCCAATAATGAAATCTACTTCAGGATGGCAGTTTAACAGTAGTGTAAACAAACCGGGAGATGGAAACAATTTATCAGGTTTAAATATTTTTGCTTATGGTTCTACAACTGAAAGTAGTTTTATGGAATTTTCTGGTAAAGGGAGACAAGCATATTTTTGGACTACTGATGAATATGAAGAGAAAACAGCAATGTTTAGGAGATTTTATTATGATGAAGTATTCGTAAATCAATGGTTTGAGAATATGAACTATGGATATTCAATAAGATGTCTTATTGAGTTAGATAAATTCTAA
- the fabV gene encoding enoyl-ACP reductase FabV: MIIQPRTRGFICLTSHPEGCAENVKKQIEYVKSKGQINNGPKKVLVIGASTGFGLASRISAAFGSNAATIGVFFEKPGTAGRPGTAGWYNTAAFETEATKAGLYAKSINGDAFSDEIKKQTIELIKQDLGQIDLIVYSLASPRRTHPKTGVAYASVLKPIGEPFTNKTVDFHTGVVTNISIDPVKEQSDIDNTIAVMGGEDWKFWIEDLKAAGVLADGVKTVAYSYIGPELTYPIYRNGTIGMAKNDLEATVSTINELLKDKNGVSYVSVNKALVTQSSSAIPVVPLYISLLYKVMKEKGIHEGCIEQMQRLFAERLYATDAQLDSEGRIRVDDLEMREDVQAEVAKLWAEVTTENIEAISDLAGYRRDFFNLFGFEFDGINYDQESDELTQVESIK, from the coding sequence ATGATAATACAACCTAGAACTAGAGGATTTATTTGCTTAACTTCTCACCCTGAGGGATGTGCTGAAAATGTTAAAAAGCAAATTGAGTATGTAAAGTCTAAAGGACAAATTAACAATGGACCTAAGAAAGTACTGGTTATTGGTGCTTCTACAGGTTTTGGATTAGCTTCAAGAATATCAGCTGCTTTTGGATCTAATGCTGCTACTATTGGTGTTTTCTTTGAAAAACCTGGTACTGCTGGTAGACCTGGTACTGCAGGTTGGTATAATACAGCTGCTTTTGAAACAGAAGCAACTAAAGCTGGTTTATATGCAAAAAGTATCAATGGAGATGCTTTTTCTGATGAAATTAAAAAGCAAACTATAGAGTTGATTAAGCAAGACTTAGGTCAGATTGATTTAATAGTATATAGTTTAGCTTCACCTCGTCGTACGCACCCTAAAACAGGTGTTGCTTATGCATCGGTTTTGAAACCAATTGGAGAGCCTTTTACTAATAAAACAGTAGATTTCCATACTGGCGTTGTTACTAATATTTCTATTGATCCTGTTAAAGAACAATCGGATATTGATAATACTATCGCTGTAATGGGGGGTGAAGACTGGAAGTTCTGGATAGAAGATTTAAAAGCTGCAGGGGTTTTGGCTGATGGTGTTAAAACAGTTGCTTATTCTTATATTGGACCTGAATTGACATATCCGATCTACCGCAATGGTACAATTGGTATGGCTAAAAATGATTTAGAAGCTACTGTGTCTACAATTAATGAGCTATTAAAGGATAAGAATGGTGTTTCTTATGTTTCTGTAAATAAAGCATTAGTAACTCAGTCAAGTTCTGCAATTCCTGTTGTACCTCTTTATATATCATTATTATATAAAGTAATGAAAGAGAAAGGTATTCACGAAGGATGTATCGAACAAATGCAACGTTTATTTGCTGAGCGTTTATATGCTACTGATGCACAATTAGATTCAGAAGGACGTATTCGTGTTGATGATTTAGAAATGAGAGAAGATGTTCAAGCTGAAGTTGCTAAGCTATGGGCTGAAGTAACTACTGAGAATATTGAAGCTATTTCTGATTTAGCTGGATATAGAAGGGACTTCTTTAACTTATTTGGATTTGAATTTGATGGTATTAACTACGATCAAGAGAGTGATGAGTTAACACAAGTTGAAAGTATAAAATAA
- a CDS encoding OmpA family protein produces the protein MIKKNTKIILCSLFCLGFSLSGFSQKVLEKKAEVEFEKFAYIDAIKLYEKVAKEGHRNADILKKLGDAYYFTGKFIEANKWYFELFEGTYIDKGKGTVGSEYYYRYAETLKSIGDYEKSNRVMVRFSELESEDSRAKLFLSNKDYLKKIENKEETFELTNLIVNSPYSDYGATVYGDQFVYTSARLTPTQPKNLIHKWTNESYTSLFSSTISLNGSLENPVLFSSELDSEVNDATAVFTRNKQTVYFTRNNSSSSGKKRKNKDNSTLTKIYRASLLGNGKWGKVEELPFNSDNFSTANPALSPDEKWLYFASDRKGGLGQSDIYRVGIFGNGEFSTPENLGSKINTSGRENFPFVSADNYLFFSSDGLPGLGGLDVFVVKINDNGTLGDPVNMGTPINSSYDDFSFFINGVGTDGYVSSNRPGGKGGDDIYSFKEKPCLQELTGKVFNKETKEPIISAMVIISDALYKSADTLYTNNEGIYKSKVLSCNEKYRVLAQKNGFNTIETVFEISGVSGLKVLDIELEQVIEPIKVNDDLFEKLKLKPIYFDYDRAEIRQDAEVELFKIVEVMRLNPDLTIDVRSHTDSRGNPTYNLALSDRRAKSTRDWIVSHGIQGNRVTYRGFGDTQLLNGCRRGVKCSEDEHAVNRRSEFIVTDL, from the coding sequence ATGATTAAGAAAAATACAAAAATTATTTTATGTAGTTTATTTTGCTTAGGCTTTTCTTTGAGTGGCTTTTCACAAAAAGTTTTAGAGAAAAAAGCAGAAGTAGAGTTTGAGAAATTTGCGTATATAGATGCAATTAAACTTTATGAGAAAGTGGCGAAAGAAGGGCATAGAAATGCTGATATTCTTAAGAAGTTAGGTGATGCTTACTATTTTACAGGGAAGTTTATTGAGGCAAATAAATGGTATTTTGAATTGTTTGAAGGGACTTACATTGATAAGGGGAAGGGGACAGTAGGTTCAGAATACTATTATCGTTATGCAGAAACATTAAAGTCTATTGGTGATTATGAGAAGTCAAATCGCGTAATGGTGCGTTTTTCAGAATTAGAAAGTGAAGATTCACGAGCTAAGTTGTTCTTGTCAAATAAAGATTATTTAAAGAAAATTGAAAATAAGGAAGAAACATTTGAGTTAACTAACCTTATTGTAAATTCTCCTTATTCAGACTATGGAGCTACAGTTTACGGAGATCAGTTTGTTTATACTTCTGCTCGCTTGACACCAACTCAACCTAAAAATTTGATTCATAAGTGGACAAATGAGAGTTATACAAGTTTATTTTCAAGTACAATTAGTTTAAATGGTTCTTTAGAAAATCCAGTTTTGTTTTCTTCTGAATTAGATTCTGAAGTAAATGATGCTACCGCTGTTTTTACACGCAATAAACAAACAGTTTATTTTACAAGAAATAACTCTTCATCAAGTGGAAAGAAGAGAAAAAATAAAGACAATAGTACTTTAACTAAGATTTATAGAGCTTCACTTTTAGGTAATGGTAAGTGGGGAAAAGTAGAGGAGTTACCATTTAATTCTGATAATTTTAGTACAGCTAACCCTGCTTTGTCACCAGATGAAAAGTGGTTATATTTTGCTTCGGATAGAAAAGGTGGTTTAGGACAATCAGATATTTATAGAGTTGGTATTTTTGGTAATGGAGAGTTTAGTACGCCAGAAAACTTAGGAAGTAAAATTAATACTTCAGGGCGTGAAAACTTTCCCTTTGTTTCTGCTGATAACTATTTGTTCTTTTCATCTGATGGATTGCCAGGTTTAGGAGGATTGGATGTTTTTGTTGTAAAGATTAATGATAATGGTACTCTTGGAGACCCTGTAAATATGGGAACGCCTATTAATAGTAGTTATGATGATTTTAGCTTTTTTATTAATGGAGTAGGAACAGATGGATACGTTAGTTCAAATCGTCCTGGTGGAAAAGGTGGAGATGATATTTATTCTTTTAAAGAAAAACCTTGCTTACAAGAGTTAACTGGAAAAGTTTTTAATAAAGAAACGAAAGAACCAATTATAAGTGCTATGGTTATAATATCAGATGCTCTTTATAAGTCTGCAGATACATTATACACTAATAATGAAGGTATTTATAAGTCAAAGGTTTTATCTTGTAATGAGAAATATAGAGTTTTAGCTCAAAAGAATGGTTTTAATACAATCGAGACAGTTTTTGAGATATCTGGGGTTTCAGGTTTAAAGGTATTAGATATAGAATTAGAACAAGTTATTGAACCAATTAAGGTTAATGACGATTTATTTGAGAAATTAAAACTTAAACCGATTTATTTTGATTACGATAGGGCTGAGATTAGACAAGATGCAGAAGTAGAATTGTTTAAAATTGTAGAGGTAATGAGGTTGAATCCTGACTTAACAATTGATGTGCGTTCTCATACAGACAGTAGAGGTAATCCTACTTATAATTTAGCTTTGTCTGATCGACGTGCTAAATCTACACGAGATTGGATTGTTTCGCATGGAATTCAAGGTAATCGAGTAACTTATCGTGGTTTTGGTGATACACAATTGCTAAATGGTTGTAGACGCGGAGTTAAGTGTAGTGAAGATGAGCATGCTGTTAATAGACGAAGTGAATTTATTGTAACAGATTTATAA
- a CDS encoding type IX secretion system membrane protein PorP/SprF, translating into MKRSKYIKLSVLLSAMLFVGLDVQAQQDPQYTHYMYNTTNINPGYTGSRGMMSIFGMYRAQWVGLDGAPKTANLSIDTPIGDKGMAAGINYTNDRIGAMDENNISINGSYTIDLNNEFKLAFGLKATANLLNVDYTKLDIRDGEDITFQENISNKFNPNFGAGLYMYSDKAYVGFSVPSFLTSDRFENEGTKMMREKMHFYLMGGYVFDLNPSLKLKPAFLAKAVSGAPLQVDLTANFLIVDKFTVGAAYRWDSSISGLAGFQINDGLFIGYSYDADTSKLARYNSGSHEIFMRFELFSRFNKVSTSRFF; encoded by the coding sequence ATGAAAAGAAGTAAATATATAAAATTAAGTGTTCTATTATCAGCAATGTTATTTGTTGGTTTAGATGTACAAGCACAACAAGATCCACAGTATACACATTATATGTATAATACGACTAATATAAACCCTGGTTATACTGGTTCTCGTGGTATGATGAGTATTTTTGGAATGTATAGAGCGCAATGGGTTGGTTTAGATGGAGCGCCAAAAACGGCTAACTTATCTATTGATACACCAATTGGAGATAAAGGGATGGCTGCTGGGATAAACTATACAAATGATAGGATTGGTGCAATGGATGAGAATAATATTTCGATTAATGGATCTTATACTATTGATTTAAATAATGAGTTTAAACTTGCATTTGGTTTAAAAGCTACAGCTAATCTTTTAAATGTTGATTATACTAAGCTTGATATTAGAGATGGTGAGGATATTACTTTTCAAGAGAATATCAGTAATAAGTTTAATCCAAACTTTGGAGCAGGACTGTATATGTATTCTGATAAAGCATATGTAGGATTCTCTGTACCGTCATTTTTAACATCTGATAGATTTGAAAATGAAGGAACTAAAATGATGAGAGAAAAAATGCATTTCTATTTAATGGGAGGATATGTATTTGATTTAAACCCAAGTTTAAAATTAAAACCTGCATTTTTAGCTAAAGCAGTGTCTGGGGCTCCTTTACAAGTGGATTTAACAGCTAACTTTTTAATTGTTGACAAGTTTACGGTTGGAGCTGCTTATAGATGGGATTCGTCAATTAGTGGTTTGGCTGGTTTCCAAATTAATGATGGACTATTTATTGGGTATAGTTATGACGCAGATACATCAAAGTTAGCACGTTATAATTCAGGATCTCACGAGATATTTATGAGGTTTGAATTATTTAGCCGATTTAATAAAGTAAGTACATCACGTTTCTTTTAA